From one Solanum stenotomum isolate F172 chromosome 12, ASM1918654v1, whole genome shotgun sequence genomic stretch:
- the LOC125847130 gene encoding uncharacterized protein LOC125847130, with the protein MFHHIGSKPIREIIYQQGGKDGNPPNLATIFFETRKKDNMLVEPEAIEKHAQIEEILKVEPYLPSIEIVEKCCGPQNRSHVFGFGGGVKAKDMRVRNWKTDTHSVLSLRLNGAIVGGHCLSASLLPSNSSSASMSENKDDIIV; encoded by the exons ATGTTTCATCACATTGGTAGCAAGCCTATTAGAGAGATCATTTATCAGCAG GGTGGAAAAGATGGAAATCCGCCAAATTTGGCGACTATTTTCTTTGAGACTCGTAAGAAAGATAACATGCTTGTTGAACCGGAAGCAATTGAAAAACAT GCTCAAATCGAAGAAATACTAAAAGTTGAGCCATATTTGCCTAGCATAGAGATTGTAGAAAAGTGTTGTGGACCTCAAAATCGTAGCCATGTATTTGGCTTTGGGGGTGGAGTAAAGGCAAAGGACATGAGAG TCAGAAATTGGAAAACTGATACGCATTCAGTTTTATCCTTGAG gTTGAATGGTGCTATTGTTGGTGGTCATTGCTTATCAGCTTCTTTACTACCTAGCAACTCATCATCTGCTTCCATGTCTGAAAATAAGGATGATATAATTGTTTAA